DNA from Demetria terragena DSM 11295:
TGGCCATTAGGACGCCGGCCGGAGGGAGTTGAGGATGGCGTTCCACTGACGATCCGGAATGGAGTCCGGGTGACCAGTCCGTCGGTAGGCCACCATCGTCGCGGTGCCCTTGCCCGTCTCGAAGGCTGTCACCACGAGTTCCGTGCCAGTCGCATTGCAGCTCTTCGCATCGGAGTCTGTGTGAGCGACGGTCCCCGTGACCTGAACAGCAGGAACCTTGTGACCCGTCAGGACCACGCTCTTGGGTGGGTTTTCCTTGATCTTTTCCTTCTTACCGTCATTCGTCGTCCCCAGCGCGTCGATCCATCTGCGGAACTCGCCGCTTGCTGCGCCGAGCGGCTCCTCTGCGTGTCGGTTCGCCCACACCATCGTGCCCAGATCCCCCTGCTTGAGCGCGGCGCAGTAGTCCGGGCGATATTCCGTCGGACCGTGACCCAACACCGGCGATCCACCTTTGGGAAGGATCCCGGCTAGATCGCGAGGATCTGACGGCATGTCCCAGATCGGCATCACCTTGTCGTGTGCCGCCTTGTAACTCCCCGCGGGCGGAACGTCGAACATCGCGTTGTCCTGATCAGTGCCACGATTGGTCTGCGGCGCCGCGGGGTCCTCGGTCGGCGGGCTCGAGCTTGATGACGAGGACGGTCCACTCGAGGGTGACTGGCTCGTCGCCACGGTCTGCGTCTCCTCGTCCCCGCCGAGCATCTGCACGGCGACAACCACTCCGACGACGAGGCCGACGGCCACGAGGCAACCGACACCGATCAACGCCACCTGTCGACCGTTGCCCCCACCGGATTTCGTCGGTCCCGGCGCCCGGTCGGGCTGCTGCATCGGCGGTGGGGACTGCGGCTGCGGTTGGCGGCCGTAGTAGCGCTCTTGCCCATGACCGAACTCGTTGTCTCGCCACTCATCTGGGGGACCCCAGTTACCCGAACTCACATCTCTACCCGTCTACTCGCTCATGGCCTCATGCGTTCTGACGCAACGCCCCTGCATGTGGCTCCGTCATTGTGCCGACTGTCGAGCCCGGTACGCCGCCACATTGGCTCGATTGCCACATCCGCCGTCGCAATATCGCCGGGATCGGTTCTTGGACAGGTCAACTAGCGCGGCCTCGCAATCTTCAGCCGCACAACGACTCAGCCGCTGAAGCTCACCGGCGCGGACGACATCAACAAGCGCCATCGCGACCTCCACCGCCATGCGCGTGGCCAGTGGCGCATCGTGGGTCGTGGCGTGCAGATGCCAATCCCACTCGTCATGGCGTACCAACTGCGGGACGGCCTGGGCCTCCGAGAGCATCGCATTGGTCTCGCTCACCAGTTCAACCTCATCCAACTCCCAGAGCCGAACGAGGCGGGTACGCAACTCGTGCACACCACGCAACTCGGCCTCATCCCGATCGTGTCGCCCGGTCCAGCCCCACTCGGCGTAGAACGCATCCAGCGCCGCGACATCGGGCAGCGACTCGCCATCACCGGACCAGTCGGGGTGGGTGTTGAGCAGTCCGACAGCGCTCGCCAACGCCACTTCGGTGTCATGAGTAAAAAGCAATTTGACTCCTTAGCCGTCGGACTCATACTGTCAGGATCGTGATGCAGTTTAACTCCTTACACGATCGAGCTCGGCTGGGTTTGCCGTTGGCGATCGTGTCCGCCGCGGCGTTCGGAACCTCAGGAGCCTTCGCCAAGGCCCTCTTCACCGGCGGCTGGTCGCCCCTCGCGGCGGTCACCGCACGCATTGGCATCGCCGCGATCGTCCTCGCGATCCCCGCGATGATTGCCATGAATGGCCGCTGGCATCTGCTCCGTCGAAACACCGGCACCGTGGCGCTCTACGGACTCGCCGGCGTCGCCGGGATCCAACTGCTCTATTTCCTGGCGATTGAACGCCTTTCAGTCGGCGTGGCGCTCATGCTCGAGTACCTCTCCCCGGTGCTGCTGGTGTTGTTGGCGTGGGCCACCTCCAAACGGGCCCCGTCGGCGATGACAGCCGCCGGCACCGTGACCGCCATGATCGGCCTGGCCCTCGTGCTGGAGATTTTCGGTGGCGTTCAACTCGACCTACTTGGTGTGATCTTCGCACTCGGCGCCTCGGTGTGCTCGGCAACGTACTTCCTCGTCGCGGCCAGCACCCGAGAAGACGGGCTACCTCCCATGGCGCTCACCGGATTCGGACTCCTCGCGGGGCTAGCGTCGCTCGTGGTCGTCGCGCTGACCGGCGTCATCCCGTTTGAAGTTTCCGCTGACGATGTCGTGCTGATGGATTCGAGCGTCAGCATCGTGGTGCCGCTGATCGGACTCGGGCTGGTCGCCGCGGCGCTCGCCTACAGCACCGGTCTGATCTCGGCCCGAATCCTCGGATCGCGGGTTGCGTCCTTCGTGGCGCTGGCCGAGGTGCTCTTCGCGGTGCTCTTTGCCTGGATCGCCCTCGGTGAGATCCCGCGCGCCGTTCAACTCCTCGGTGGAGTGCTCATCGTCTCTGGGGTCATCCTGGTTCGGTTGGCCGAGCGCGACGAGGATGAGCCGAACACGCCCGCTATGACGCTGGGTCGGGAGCACGAGGCGGTCTGACCGGCATACTTGCGGTCATGACCCAGGCACCGCAGGAACTGACCGTTGGCGTGGGCGCGGGCGGCCTCGCGACGGCCGACATGGTGCTGAACATTGGGCCACAGCATCCGGCGACGCACGGCGTACTCCGATTGCGCATTGTGCTCGACGGAGAACGCATCCTTAGCGCTGAGCCCATCGTCGGCTACATGCACCGCGGCGCGGAAAAACTCTTCGAGGTACGCGACTATCGCCAGATTCTGGTGCTGGCCAATCGGCATGACTGGTTGTCGGCCTTCAGCAACGAGATCGGACTCGTGCTGACCATCGAGCGCATGCTCGGCATGGACGTTCCCGAACGCGCTACCTGGACCCGCACCCTCCTCGCCGAACTCAACCGCGTCCTCAACCACTTGATGTTCCTCGGCTCCTACCCGCTCGAACTCGGCGCCATCACCCCCATGTTCTATGCCTTCCGCGAGCGCGAAGACCTGCAAGCGGTAATGGAAGAAATCTCCGGCGGGCGAATGCACTACATGTTCAACCGGGTTGGCGGTTTGCGTGACGACCTCCCGGCGGGCTGGCTGGATCGGACATCCGCGGCCATTGACCTCGTACGCGGCCGACTGCCTGACCTGGAAAGCATGTTGATCGGCAATGAGATCCTGCATGGGCGGACGCGCGGGGTGGGCGTTCTTGCCCCAGAATTGGCCCTCGAGTACGGCGTCTCCGGGCCGATCGCGCGGGCCAGTGGCATCGATGTTGATCTACGTC
Protein-coding regions in this window:
- a CDS encoding EamA family transporter — translated: MQFNSLHDRARLGLPLAIVSAAAFGTSGAFAKALFTGGWSPLAAVTARIGIAAIVLAIPAMIAMNGRWHLLRRNTGTVALYGLAGVAGIQLLYFLAIERLSVGVALMLEYLSPVLLVLLAWATSKRAPSAMTAAGTVTAMIGLALVLEIFGGVQLDLLGVIFALGASVCSATYFLVAASTREDGLPPMALTGFGLLAGLASLVVVALTGVIPFEVSADDVVLMDSSVSIVVPLIGLGLVAAALAYSTGLISARILGSRVASFVALAEVLFAVLFAWIALGEIPRAVQLLGGVLIVSGVILVRLAERDEDEPNTPAMTLGREHEAV
- a CDS encoding CGNR zinc finger domain-containing protein, whose amino-acid sequence is MLFTHDTEVALASAVGLLNTHPDWSGDGESLPDVAALDAFYAEWGWTGRHDRDEAELRGVHELRTRLVRLWELDEVELVSETNAMLSEAQAVPQLVRHDEWDWHLHATTHDAPLATRMAVEVAMALVDVVRAGELQRLSRCAAEDCEAALVDLSKNRSRRYCDGGCGNRANVAAYRARQSAQ
- a CDS encoding NADH-quinone oxidoreductase subunit D, whose protein sequence is MTQAPQELTVGVGAGGLATADMVLNIGPQHPATHGVLRLRIVLDGERILSAEPIVGYMHRGAEKLFEVRDYRQILVLANRHDWLSAFSNEIGLVLTIERMLGMDVPERATWTRTLLAELNRVLNHLMFLGSYPLELGAITPMFYAFREREDLQAVMEEISGGRMHYMFNRVGGLRDDLPAGWLDRTSAAIDLVRGRLPDLESMLIGNEILHGRTRGVGVLAPELALEYGVSGPIARASGIDVDLRRDQPYLAYEELFAKGGPGRVVTRTEGDCLARLEVLLEQVHVSLDLAEACVDTLRGLSAGPINVRLPKVLKVPEGDGYTATENPLGFNGYYLVSRGEKTPWRLKLRSASFNNVAVLRELLPGTLLADMVAILGSTFFVVGDVDK